CTCGAGGCGCGAGACCGCCATCGGGGCTCGAACGACGTCGAACTTCGGGTCGTAACCGAACGATCCCCACATCGCGATCTTTTCGTTCGGGTCGTACTTGTCCTGGGTCTTCTGTGTCGACAGGACGAGAGTCCAGCCGGACTCCTTCAGCTCGACCAGGACGTCGTAGGTACCGGGCGGCAGCGTCTTCCCGCCGATGACGAGGGGGACCTCGGTGGAGAGCTTGGTCGTCGGCCCGGCGCCGGCCCTCCACACGGGAGCTCCGGCGTTCACTCCTTTTCCGTAGTCCGCTCCGGAGCCGAAGATGTTCTTGCGGCCGCGAAGGATCGGTCGGCCGTAGTCGACCTCGATCCACTTCCCGCCGGGATACTGGGGGGCGCCTCCGCTCGGGCCGGCCGTCCACGATCCTCCGACCTGGGTCGAGGCCGTGCCGCGGGGAGAGAGCGGTTTCGCCGGCTGCTGCCCCCGGGACGTGGCGGCCAGGGAAGCGAGTCCCAATCCCAGAAGCGTCGCTGTCTTTGCTTTCATTTTTCCTCCTTCACGCGCGAGTCCGTGGCGATCCAGTTCACTTCCCAGGTTTTTCCGCCGTCGTCCGAAAACGCCTGCTCGAAGCGGCATGAATCCGGAGTGAGCTCCCTCACGACGAACCGGACGAGGACGGCCCGGCCGCCGAACGTCTCCTGGTCGTAGAACTCGCCCCGGCCGTTCCTGAACTCGCCGACCGTCGGCTGGCTCAAGGCGCCGGTCGCGCCGTTGGCGAAGTTGAGGCTCCACTGGTGCGACCGCGGATCGTAGAGGCGCAGGCTCAGGCCTTCGAAGTGACCCTCCGGGCCGTCGACTTCGAGCTCCACGAGGTTGGCGCGGCCGTCCCACACTTTTCGCACGACGGTCGTTCCCTCGTAATCGACCCACGTCGTGGATCCGGTGAGCGGGTGGAGGAGGCGCGACAGGTGCGTCGTCCACCGGCCGATTTCGAAATCGAAATCGTGCCGGCCGTCGCGCGGAACCGCGGGGCTTCCGGCCCTGGCGGGGTTCTGCGCGAAGAGGCAGAGAGGCAGCAGAACGGCGGCGAGGACCAGGCGGGCTCTCACGGGAGCCACCGGAGCCGGCAACGGCGGGTCGGGCGGAGGACCACGAATTCCGGATCGCCCCGGAGCAACCCGGAAGCCGACAGCCCGCGCGCCGCGCGCTCCGCGAGCAGCTCGAATGTCGAAAGGGTCGATTCGTTCTCGAGGATCCCCATCCACACGAGAAACGGGCCGTCCGTCCGGACGGGGAGCCGGGGAAAGTTGTTCGGCACGTCGAGCGTCTCGAGCACTCCCGCCTCGCGGAGGCCCGCCGCCCGGTATCCGGCGAACGCCGGCTCGGCGCGCGCGGCCAGCGCATCGACCTGGCCGGCCTTCGCCGCGAAGATCTGCGCCACGACGATGCCGCGGGCGCCCGGCGTCTCCCGCACGGGATCGACGGCCGGCAGAACCGGGATTCCGCGAGCCGGATTCAACGGCCGAAGGAGAAGCACGTCGTCGTTGTCGACGATGATGGCGTTCATCGTCGCGCGGTGCTCCTTCCACAGAGGCCCGTCGTAGAAGGCTCCGTTGACGGCGGCCCGTTCGTCCATCGAATGAAAGCCCCGAATCCAGGTGAAATGCGCCGGCTCGTCTCTTTCGAGGAACTGGCCGAACGCGATCGCCCCGAGCTGCTCGAAGGCCTCCGGAAAGAAGCTCTCGAAATAGTCGGCGAAATGCTGCCGCTCTCCCTCCTTGATCGTGTACCGGCGGAATTCGACGACGGGAAAGTCCTTCAGGTGCGCGACGGCGCTCATCGAAGGATCGACCCCCGCGGTCACGGCCGTTCCTCCGGTCGTCATCGCGCAGGCCGCTCCGAGGAGAAGTCCGATCGCGATTCGAAGAGCCGTCGATCGTCTTCCCGCGGACCCTGGCGGAGATTCCCGATCCGACGCGCGTTCCATCCGCCGCCTCCCTCCGTGCTCACGAGAGTCACCGCGCCTTGTCCTCGTTGACTCGCGTCTGATCCGTGATCCAGTTGACCTCCCAGGTCTTCCCGCCGTCTTCGGAGAACGACTGCTCGAAATGGGGCGTGCCCGAGTTCATGTTCGTCCAGACGTACCGGCAGAGGATGCTTCTTCCGTTCAACGTGTCCTGGGCGTAGAACTCGCCCCGCCCGTCCCTGAACTCGCCGACCTGCGGCGGGACCACCGTGCCGTCCTTGCTGTTGGCCCAGTAGAGGCTCCACTGGTGGCTCACCGGGTTGTAGGTGCGGAGCGTCAGGCCTTCGATGTGTCCCGTCGGACTGTCGAGCTCGACCTGGTCGAACTGCGCGCGGCCGTCCCAGACCTTCACGCAGACGCCGCTCCCTTCGAATTCGATCCAGTCCTGGGATCCCGACAGGGGATGCTGCAGGCGCTTCAGGTGGAACTTCCAGGCGCCGAGCAGCGGGTCGAAATCGTGCTGTCCATCCCGTTGGACGGCGGCCGCGGGAATCGCCGTGGCGGCGGCCGCCGGCTTCTGCTGCGCGAGCCCGCGGACGGCCGGGATGGCGAAAACCAGTCCGCCGGCGAGGAGATAGGGTCGAACGTCTCTCATCGGTTCCTCCCGGCACATCTTTCCGCGTCGACAGGTACACGGCAATATCCATTTGTTGTCGATTCGACATGACCATTATGATTTCCGGAATGAAGCGCGCGTCACCCGCTCTGGTTCCCGCGATCCCGATCGACCGCTCCTCGCCGGCGCCCCTGTATCGCCAGCTCTACGACGGCTTCCGGAGCGCGATCCTCGATCGGCGGCTG
This genomic interval from Thermoanaerobaculia bacterium contains the following:
- a CDS encoding NIPSNAP family protein, translated to MTAGVDPSMSAVAHLKDFPVVEFRRYTIKEGERQHFADYFESFFPEAFEQLGAIAFGQFLERDEPAHFTWIRGFHSMDERAAVNGAFYDGPLWKEHRATMNAIIVDNDDVLLLRPLNPARGIPVLPAVDPVRETPGARGIVVAQIFAAKAGQVDALAARAEPAFAGYRAAGLREAGVLETLDVPNNFPRLPVRTDGPFLVWMGILENESTLSTFELLAERAARGLSASGLLRGDPEFVVLRPTRRCRLRWLP
- a CDS encoding DUF2911 domain-containing protein, with product MKAKTATLLGLGLASLAATSRGQQPAKPLSPRGTASTQVGGSWTAGPSGGAPQYPGGKWIEVDYGRPILRGRKNIFGSGADYGKGVNAGAPVWRAGAGPTTKLSTEVPLVIGGKTLPPGTYDVLVELKESGWTLVLSTQKTQDKYDPNEKIAMWGSFGYDPKFDVVRAPMAVSRLEHSVDQFTISFLDMTDSGGRLGMAWETTAAIVDFSVAR